The sequence below is a genomic window from Mercenaria mercenaria strain notata chromosome 14, MADL_Memer_1, whole genome shotgun sequence.
GATATCAATCTGACAAAGGGggattgaaatttatttatttagtgtaAATGCGTTTTGATGCAATACAGGGAACACATATGTTATGTTTTAGTATCAGAAAAATGTGCGATCCATGTATTACTCGCTGTACATTCAATTATTGTAGAAGAAATACACCTTTTAAATGTAACTATTTGCATATGCGATGCGCTATAATTTAAGCCATTGAAATACATAAGAACGTATCGAAATAAGTCTATTGCCGGAAAGCATATAATTGTATATATGATATGTAGAGcgcattttatttttgaaatacattggGTTCGACTAATGCGATCAAACCACGTCCCACATTTGGGAgctttttaatttcctttttataCACGATATTTATTATATGAACAAAGACAATCATCAAACAATAATTCGGAAAACAAACGCTTATTAAGACCATTTTTCGATATGAACATTTGTAGGACATCTTCCAGCACTGGTCGATTTGTCTAATTTTAAATCATACTAGTAAAACttttgtctatctttcaattatTACAGTTGAAAAACAAACAGATCCATATAAGTCAGAAGGATGAAACAAGACTCGTCCAAAATCGGAGAGAGGCCTTGTCTGAACTAGAGGAAAGGGCAGCAGAAGTACTGCGCAAAATTGACGACAGAGCTGCAACTGTTTTGTCTGACATAGAGCAGACTAAAGCTACAGCCAAACTCAACGTAATAGAGGAGAAACGGGGCGCATTGTCTGATATAGAAGAAGCAAAGAGGGGAGCTGAACAGGACTTTCAGGATAACACAAACGCTGCCTTGTCTGAATTAGAACAGGCCAGAAAAGGAGCTGAACAGGGCGTTAGCAAAAGCACAAAAGCTGCCTTGTCTGAATTAGAAGAAGCAAAGATAAAGTCTGTACAGGATGTTAAAGAAAGTACAAAAGATGCATTGTCCAAATTAGAAGAAGCAAAGAAAGGGGCTGCACAAGACGTTGAAGAAAGTACAAAAGATGCCTTGTCAAAATTAGAAGAAGCAAAGAAAGGGGCTGCACAAGACGTTGAAGAAAGTACAAAAGATGCTTTGTCCAAATtagaaaaatcaaagaaagatGCTGAACAGGACGTTAAGGAAAACACAAAAGATGCTTTGTCAAAATTAGAAGAAGCAAAGAAAGGGGCTGCACAAGACGTTGAAGAAAGTACAAAAGATGCCTTGTCAAAATTAGAAGAAACAAAGAAAGGGGCTGCACAAGACGTTGAAGAAAGTACAAAAGATGCCTTGTCAAAATTAGAAGAAGCAAAGAAAGGGGCTGCACAAGACGTTGAAGAAAGTACAAAAGATGCTTTGTCCAAATTAGAAAAATCCAAAAAAGAGGCTGAACAGGACGTTAAGGAAAACACAAAAGATGCCTTGTCCAAATTAGAAGAAGCAAGGAAATGGACTGAACAGGACgttaaagaaagtaaaaaagatgCTTTGTCAGAATTAGAAGAAGCAAAGAAATTGGCTGCACAAGACGTTGAAGAAAGTACAAAAGATGCCTTGTCAAAATTAGAAGAAGCAAAGAAAGGGGCTGCACAAGACGTTGAAGAAAGAACAAAAGATGCTTTATCCAAATTAGAAAAATCCAAGAAAGATGCTGAACATGACGTTAAGGAAAACACAAAAGATGCTTTGTCCAAATTAGAAGAAGCAAAGAAAGGGGCTGCACAAGACGTTGAAGAAAGTACAAAAGATGCCTTGTCAAAATTAGAAGAAACAAAGAAAGGGGCTGTACAAGACGTTGAAGAAAGTACAAAAGATGCCTTTTCAAAATTAGAAGAAGCAAAGAAAGGGGCTGCACAAGACGTTGAAGAAAGTACAAAAGATGCTTTGTCCAGATTAGAAAAATCCAAGAAAGAGGCTGAACAGGACGTTAAGGAAAACACAAAAGATGCCTTGTCCAAATTAGAAGAAACAAGGAAATGGACTGAACAGGACgttaaagaaagtaaaaaagatgCTTTGTCAGAATTAGAAGAAGCAAAGAAAGGGGCTGCACAAGACGTTGAAGAAAGTACAAAAGATGCCTTGTCAAAATTAGAAGAAGCAAAGAAAGGGGCTGCACAAGACGTTGAAGAAAGTACAAAAGATGCTTTGTCCAAATTAGAAAAATCCAAGAAAGATGCTGAACAGGACGTTAAGGAAAACACAAAAGATGCTTTGTCCAAATTAGAAGAAGCAAAGAAAGGGGCTGCACAAGACGTTGAAGAAAGTACAAAAGATGCCTTGTCAAAATTAGAAGAAACAAAGAAAGGGGCTGCACAAGACGTTGAAGAAAGTACAAAAGATGCCTTGTCAAAATTAGAAGAAGCAAAGAAAGGGGCTGCACAAGACGTTGAAGAACGTACAAAAGATGCTTTGTCCAAATTAGAAAAATCCAAGAAAGAGGCTGAACAGGACGTTAGGGAAAACACAAAAGATGCCTTGTCCAAATTAGAAGAAGCAAGGAAATGGACTGAACATGACgttaaagaaagtaaaaaagatgCTTTGTCAGAATTAGAAAAAGCAAAGAAATTGGCTGCACAGGACGTaaaagaaatcacaaaagatgCCTTGTCTAAATTAGATGAAGCAGGAAAAGAGGTTGCACAGGACGTTATAGAAAATACAAAAGCTGCCTTGTCAGAATATGCAGAAGGTAAATTTACGTTATTTGACGCAAAAGATGTGCACAAAGGCTGTAAACTTTATTCTTATGATGAAGACATTTCATTTTCTTAGTATTTTGCTTTGTCCTATGGTTTCTTTCTAATTTGCGTTTGCTTGTTTTTTTGCAATATGTCACATAAAATAATTAACCTTAGTGTATGCATGCAACAAAGACCACAAAACTGTCGAGCTTTCATAAGTTGCTATTTGCACCTGCATTTAGTAGTTAGAGATATCAGATCATTTCTTCCTGTTACAGTGTATGCCTAAGTTACTTTAGATAGTCTGATGAG
It includes:
- the LOC123526804 gene encoding myosin-11-like, whose product is MAGEDFEKDLYKNWVRGAKGLEYLQEGLQDFVGDKVQHCRDQSLQKITNGLPTRSTRQCNQCTSQNLLPEHAKKKTACNGSTCIEKIPNNCLGSKPNGRRKCPNKICSKLYDEIVLDHYWRDPLWKNTDPSTWCSDPLGWSLGKCFQTTTGSGTSASTTDAAGLLSILINNKTIQNNWLACSDMSSKITCPFNRARDIRNVILHSSKLELDEPTLGYYLDTFITVLQDAKCLRNCNESKQAVNKLLQLKNKQIHISQKDETRLVQNRREALSELEERAAEVLRKIDDRAATVLSDIEQTKATAKLNVIEEKRGALSDIEEAKRGAEQDFQDNTNAALSELEQARKGAEQGVSKSTKAALSELEEAKIKSVQDVKESTKDALSKLEEAKKGAAQDVEESTKDALSKLEEAKKGAAQDVEESTKDALSKLEKSKKDAEQDVKENTKDALSKLEEAKKGAAQDVEESTKDALSKLEETKKGAAQDVEESTKDALSKLEEAKKGAAQDVEESTKDALSKLEKSKKEAEQDVKENTKDALSKLEEARKWTEQDVKESKKDALSELEEAKKLAAQDVEESTKDALSKLEEAKKGAAQDVEERTKDALSKLEKSKKDAEHDVKENTKDALSKLEEAKKGAAQDVEESTKDALSKLEETKKGAVQDVEESTKDAFSKLEEAKKGAAQDVEESTKDALSRLEKSKKEAEQDVKENTKDALSKLEETRKWTEQDVKESKKDALSELEEAKKGAAQDVEESTKDALSKLEEAKKGAAQDVEESTKDALSKLEKSKKDAEQDVKENTKDALSKLEEAKKGAAQDVEESTKDALSKLEETKKGAAQDVEESTKDALSKLEEAKKGAAQDVEERTKDALSKLEKSKKEAEQDVRENTKDALSKLEEARKWTEHDVKESKKDALSELEKAKKLAAQDVKEITKDALSKLDEAGKEVAQDVIENTKAALSEYAEGKFTLFDAKDVHKGCKLYSYDEDISFS